The following nucleotide sequence is from Mesobacillus jeotgali.
TCGCCTCCTAGAAACTCCGAAACTTCAACTCCGCCGGCAGAAGCAAAAAGCGCTTCTTTGTCGGAGTCTCCAGTTTCTGCGTTTCTGTACAGTCGGCTATACTTTTCGATTTCGGTCCGCCCGATGAAGTCAAAGAGCGACTTCACCGGGCGGACCTCCAGCGCTTGTCGGGGCTGACCAAGGCGCTTGCGCTTTTCTTATTGCCTTCTAGTTTCCTGAAAACTTACAATAAGGTATAAAGGTTGAATTTCATGGAAGGGGCGACCTTATGAATAATAGGATCGGCATAGACGCTGGAGGGTCATTAATTAAAATTGCATATCAGGAAAATGGCAGATTACATTTTCGCAAACAACCGATAGGGCAAATGGAAGAAGCATTAGGCTGGCTGAAAATAGTCTCCACAAATAAAAGGATCTTTCTGACAGGCGGGAGAGCCAGTAAAATTAAATCGGAATTTTTTCCGGAAGCAGAGATTATCGATGAATTCACCGCAGCATGTGAAGGGGCGACTTACTTCATGATGAAGGAAGGATTACCTAGGGGTGAAAAATCCTTGCTCATCAATATTGGCACCGGCATTTCCTGGATCAAAATTGATGGTGAAAGCTATAACCGAGTACTTGGCAGCGGAATCGGCGGCGGAACTTTTATGGGCATGGGGAAGCTTTTGGCTGATTCCAGCGATTTCGCAAATCTGGTTAGCTTGTCTGCCTCAGGACGAAGGGGAAATGTCGACCTGCTGGTGAAGGATATCTATCATCCGGAAGAACCACCGATACCTGGCGAACTGACGGCAAGCAACTTTGCCAAAACAGAAGGAATCAATTCAAGCTCGCCAGCCGACAAAATGGCTTCTTTTTTGAATATGATGGCAGAGACCATCACCCTTCTGACCGCACAAACTGCTGCTTTGCACGAAATTAAGAAAGTCATTTTCATAGGAAGTACGCTGGCAGGCAATAATCCACTGCAAGACAGCCTGGACTTCTATTGTAAAATGTCAGGCCTGGATCCAATCTTTTGCAAAACGGGGAATTCAGCGGGGCAATCGGGGCAATAATCAGATAATCTGAGACATTCAGAAAAAACAGGCCAATATAAAAAGAGGAGAATCTAGCTTTAGATTCTCCTCTTGCTATGATGATGTTCTTCCTAACCCTTAAAAACCTTAGAAACAATTTCGAAAGATTTCAGTCTGGCTTGATGATCAAATATTTGTGCGTTAATAATCATTTCATCTGCCTGTGTTTCATCCAGGAATTCCTGAAGTTTGGTCTTGATCGTTTCAGGGCTCCCGACGATAGAAGAACCGATACGGCTGTCTAGGAGCATTTTTTCATAGTCGCTCAGCTGATTTTCCAGGTTTTTAACAGGAGGCAGTAAAGGACTTGGGTTATTCCTGAACAGGTTCAGGAACTGCTGCTGCATGGATGTTGCCAGGAATTCTGCTTCCTCATCCGTTTCGGCAGCAATCACGTTAACGCCCACCATTGCATAAGGCTCTTGCAAAACTTCTGAAGGCTGGAAGTTCCTGCGGTAAAGCTTTAATGCTCCTAATGTATTTTCCGGCGAGAAATGGCTGGCGAATGAAAATGGCAATCCGAGTTGTCCCGC
It contains:
- a CDS encoding type II pantothenate kinase, translating into MNNRIGIDAGGSLIKIAYQENGRLHFRKQPIGQMEEALGWLKIVSTNKRIFLTGGRASKIKSEFFPEAEIIDEFTAACEGATYFMMKEGLPRGEKSLLINIGTGISWIKIDGESYNRVLGSGIGGGTFMGMGKLLADSSDFANLVSLSASGRRGNVDLLVKDIYHPEEPPIPGELTASNFAKTEGINSSSPADKMASFLNMMAETITLLTAQTAALHEIKKVIFIGSTLAGNNPLQDSLDFYCKMSGLDPIFCKTGNSAGQSGQ